A region of the Apium graveolens cultivar Ventura chromosome 6, ASM990537v1, whole genome shotgun sequence genome:
TCAGATGAAGAGTCTTTCCATCCGGACCTAAGATGACTAAAGTGGGGTATGTTGAAAACTTGAAGTGCCTGGTCAGCTTCTCACACTTGTTGTCCCTGAAAGGAAGTGAAAACCAGGGTGCCTTTTCCAGCCCTTTCTTGAATGATTCTTCATCAATATCTAAGGGAATAGTAACAATTTCGAAGCTTTCTCCTTTCTCTTTCAGTTCATTATAAACTTTGACAAGCTTTTCAGTGAATGCAACAGATTCACTGAAGGATGACAATGAGAAGTGCAAACCTATTGTTTTCCCTTCAAGCTCTGTTACAGGCACCTTAGTTGTTGATTACAACAATAAAAATCAGTTTAACCGGTAAAAGATAGCACATAGAAGGTGACAGTAAAAATATTGTTAGAAGATTGTAAGTGTGCAGTGAGAACTTCCGGGATGTAACTCACCTCCTTCCCATCATTTGAAATCACAAAGTTGCGCAACTGAGACTCCAAGATAGATGTCAAGGACTGTCCTCTCCTTGCTACTTCATCCTGCTCTTTGAGTTCTTCGATATGTTGTGGCGTAAAAGGATACCCCTCTACTCCATGGTCCTCAATGATCTGAACTCCGTCACTAGTCAAAACTTTGCCATACTCGTCCAGTAAAACAAGATGTGGGAGCTCCCTTACACTGAACAAGTCTCTCAATTTATCACGCATGTCAGAATCAGATAACGGAACAGCAACCCAAGGCATCTTGGAGAAAAACTTGCTGAACGATTCATCATCTCTATCAGCTGAAACAAATGCAATTTCAAACCCGACCTTGGCAGAGATAttattgttggacaaacttagtattttagactaagttgtgaatcattttgagactctatatgagtgagacacattatgtgttagtggtgtgtatttattggaacgtattcttctcttcgaggggattccaacgcatattaacacgctcaaaatgagtaaaaggtgaatgagaactgatgttccaaagttttaccttttaatatgaaaagtggttttgtaccacatcgagagtagcacaaacctattccttagtttttcttataaataccatgtaccacatcgaaaagaaaaaacaagtcctttcaagcctctctttataaatagagtcttagggcaccagttttattaagtcgaggaaataagagtcatctctttcattctcggtctctttagtcttaaatttttccaatattccggtgatagttctggggctcagttcaagttcgctgagagtatattcgatctatcgattatactagtatctcgttttatcctgggaagcaggtcgctaaacacggatggtgcagggcgaaactgctttaaggagacagttttctggactcgagattaaatccaatctctgtttgttttctcaaacccttctcctaatttaattgttaattctcatatgcttatgtgatttaagaattaacaatgtttttgtgaagtagttatatattcaatatatatatatataacaatgtctttatcgtacaagattgataacaatcttaaagcagtttccttcaattttcatactttcttgtgagtagacgcaaaagtcaatttgattgtttaaattggatttatttatgggtatatgagtggccattatttgcctcattaattaaattaaatttagtgcgttaatttctttgatcacttgttgccatgtgcttgaaattaatataaatttgttttaagtggtgctttgtttaagcataacaggtacgaggcaaaagtaagcacaaagttgttggataattggtttcttataaggctattgatgctttaatggttattgatttatgatcaacttatattcaagtggacatatttggtgacatctctttcgggttgatcattataaattggtagattaaacccaaatttataattcgtccatgtttttgctattaatggatagcttattatgttttgttaacatggtgattgatttcttacttctgaattgattttggaattattagtacactgatacaagaatcatatatgctatagtttacatgcatgtttgcaagttcataacatgatattgctatgcaattaaatgatatggctacataaatgtgacccttcatgatggaacttgattatttggtgattaattttttaatcattgttgagtgatgataaggcatcaattattattgtttaatctttaataatggagttatatcacaaacttgtaatactggatagaatgcagtaacatgtttgttgttaaataatgtgacgaggtggacagctgaagtgaaccagatttacaattgctcaggattctccacattaaaaaacctaatgggcctggagtacaggttatgggtcggcacataaattatatttttctggttggatttttcctccagttaaatagtaatttcacgtgttggtgtcggtctgctgcggcagtgacacacgagcctattatagtgatccatgtgatacttaataccgcgaatattgatatcagtatttatgctgaacttcggagagaatccgaaaagttgttaaccctaacgcatcagttgatcaaggatcactgaatgtgggtttattgaagatttatgttcttccttgggccttttctggttgtaccagtaggtgagccataaatgtaggttcgtgtgaaccatgtaaatattttCGAGAAATTTggtaattgaatttttaatgataagaacTACGAGAAGTTCTTTtaacatgatattaaaatcttataggttttaatgaataacgtaaaacctgctcagatgagaggtagtgacacgatacgtgtttactgtctagtttgatagtaaaacatttgtcactcgtactcgtagtcgagtcaatattgaagctaaatagagagatgtgtgctctataaactcaagggtaaatccaacttaatacagataattaagatggttgtgaataaatttgatgatgaataatcaccgggcaaattctgtttgcaacgtgaatattcatgaggtcgttgcaccttactcgcattatataaatggagtagatgcaggcttgagttgcgctctaagagagatgcaaaacgattgtgatcagctcagactatcactgaatttgaggatattagttacgaagggctaatcgttccttaaacatgataccacagaaggaaataattaaatttcctattagttttggaatattttctgacattctgtaaaatattaaaattgtgggggtatctaaaatagaaaattattgaattttctatgaatagtggaatgtaatgaaacattcttgaaaataattgaaatgtgggggtatctcgaaacttgataccaatacctctgttggtagcatgagatccaaaatcaattgagatattttggatggatacatagacaatggttgagtctaataatatccgatatatgaatctaatttttgagattcgtaagaatactattacagagtttaggaatgcttatgcgataagctagtagatcctagtagatctgtaattaaaagtcatctaaatgaacttacgagttattggatgaatgtgaggatgaacctgcagagagcaaaagacttggataattgctagtcccgaatgtcttgataatttgcttgaaggtgaactcgtaaatttaatagaagcaatgcgcttcacgtataatttcttgataagtgaatatatcaagagaaaatttgactattactgagagtcaataaatcaagattttctagcacgtgtgctagaaaatggattgtgcatgttctctctatgtcctttgtgggggaaagaatgttaagaaatagagagagtggttctgtttgacagaatcttgtttaaaaaaaatatatagatgttcttacgagatagaagcattaggacccaaatgaatttttaaattgggaaaatatatctgggtctgaaggaagtataaggtcagactgatacaaaaatattacagtcgaaagtgatgaccttatataatttatgaaatattctcgagttttgagaataaggttcattaagatgatactaaaattatcgtattgtgaaatttaaaagtgcatcaatgaacattgagatggtctttctaaatagatatttggagaaatatctatttacgtgaacccgagggttgctctagataaagcaagagtagaaaatctgtattttcggtgatcatgttgagtgaaacaacattgacacgaaataatggcatattaaatttgatattgctatgataagcaatggcttcaaataaatgacatggttgccattttgaggacgctcaatattggttgctatgtgaataaggattgccagtttaaggacgcttaaactcggtaatgatgcaaactgaaattgctggttttttgggacgctaaaagctggtaatatcaataacaagtgaagccttaagtaataactagtaaagttatttcataaatatgaaatatgtcaatatgagatgtcaaactgattcaaaatcagagaattgacaagtgtgcatgtgttatttacacatgatatgcaagtcataattgattgcatgtgagtgatctgatcattacgagaagtaatgacaagaggatcatctctgaaaatcttgatgagattgaaaagttttgatttgaagattacaatcttcgtgactttaaaagttttagatgatacatgtcacatgttggtgatgtgaattttgaagaggtcaacgaagctaaagttgtcatagctggaatggatttatatatatccaagcgtagatgaacaaggatctctcaagaaggattgcaagtctgttgtactttttaaaattgtacaaaattagacataggctacacagttggtaaactgggtagatgcacgagtacaatggaaattggtcacttggaagtgattgcaatgagatttaaggtgtatgatatgtgctcgtgagcttggactTCAATATgaaagatatctaattgtactatgtgaatatagtatgtaaattagatatttgactttaagaacttaaaagtcattcgagaatacatttcacacttagcagtcgtgtcatggaaatcctaaacttagctcgattcatgatgtaatacgagtctggtgcataaaataaatgcagttaaaaggccgagtagccactttgtaaggatattcctaaatgacaaggaaaatgtgtcttcaatatgcatatatcgtgtaatcaatatgcaaattgggagatcacattattgtgtatgaaatggtatgtctcacatctatgatgatgacataataccattaaacaactattctcaacgagaattatcatgattgactatgtaaagttaaatgataatgtttggatccactaaccagatggttaaactgagcgaatctgtttaagccaagggaatctagttagaccgagagatagttgtcaaatcatcgagaggaatgggccttgcctattgcttaacggcgtcatggtggacacccaaccttgctgactggagatcccaagaacttggttcaatgggacaactaaatcatgatgaccaaatcactgtgggggtaacccctggcctatttctatgatgatgaaacagtgagacccgtaaggtacgaggttaagctttatgcttttaatgatctttgacgaatacagggatttcaagtttgaatacataatattcggttaagtaaacgcgggttactctataagataaagatcacctatgtaagagagaagtatggccgcttcaaaggagaattgcgaggcacaattctttagaaactcttgcagaaccaggacgatgttccagggccaaaatggacataatcatgagaactgaatgagtcaggaaagatatagtgatgagtatgtcatcgtttacacaaacggtcgaacagttcaaggacatcgcgtcatactgtctaccagtaaagtcgatatacttattcgagcgaaggttcaaggagcattctctacctatcgtatgctatatccgaccgccggaactatcaccaagtcaagctccgcgtctgtctgtctatgtggtgtctatgtggtgcgtgctactggaccatcaatctcatttgtgggggattgttggacaaacttagtattttagactaagttgtgaatcattttgagactctatatgagtgagacacattatgtgttagtggtgtgtatttattggaacgtattcttctcttcgaggggattccaacgcatattaacacgctcaaaatgagtaaaaggtgaatgagaactgatgttccaaagttttaccttttaatatgaaaagtggttttgtaccacatcgagagtagcacaaacctattccttagtttttcttataaataccatgtaccacatcgaaaagaaaaaacaagtcctttcaagcctctctttataaatagagtcttagggcaccagttttattaagtcgaggaaataagagtcatctctttcattctcggtctctttagtcttaaatttttccaatattccggtgatagttctggggctcagttcaagttcgctgagagtatattcgatctatcgattatactagtatctcgttttatcctgggaagcaggtcgctaaacacggatggtgcagggcgaaactgctttaaggagacagttttctggactcgagattaaatccaatctctgtttgttttctcaaacccttctcctaatttaattgttaattctcatatgcttatgtgatttaagaattaacaatatttttgtgaagtagttatatattcaatatatatatatatatatataacaatgtctttatcgtacaagattgataacaattATTGTACACATCCACTAATTTTTGGGTGAAACGATGACATGGACCACGCCATGAGGCTGCGAAGTACAAACCAACTGTCTTCCCTTTCAACGCATCAGTTTTAACCTGCAATTATAACATTAGTAAAGTGTCAATTATAACATCTCTAATTATGAATGATAGTGGACTGGCAATTGTTTTTCCTGTTCctgattttaaaattatattctGTTTATCACAGTTTGAGAAACAGGGTACAGAATTATATTCTAAAGACTGCAATTGTTTCATATAGAACAATAGTTAATCAGCTGAGTTTATTGTCATTATCATATAGAACAACTGTGGTTTCACACGATGATACACAATGCAACACCAGAGAGGTCCTTTCTGTTACTAAATTCCATTATGTAATATGATACCAATAAGAATATTAGAAACATTACTAAGCTAAATAGATTACATACATAAATGTAATAGAACAAAGGGATAACAGATCATGCTGCAGAGTGTATATTTGTTACCTGATCACCAGAATTGCGAACAAGGTAATCTCTGAGTGGAGATGTAAGGAGAGAATGAATATCGTGGGAATCGGAAGCTTCAAGCAGCTTCTCAACACCATCAACATCGTGTTCTGCCATTTGGACAGTGAGGCTAAATGCTTGTTGAGAAGACTCTAAGAAACAGGGTTGAAAAAGTATACAGGGCGGAGATTTTAATCACATGTTTCCTGGGAATTGAGGCAATATATGTTGTGACAAAAAATACACATAGAAATACTCAATCTTCTATGTTATTTTCCATGGTTTCTGTATGTCCTTTTATACACTACTACAATAATGGACTAGGTTACACAGTTATTAAATAGCATGCATTTGGATTTTGCTTCTGGATCAGTTAGAGGGTTGCTACTTGTGTGCTTTAAGAAAGAATACTTGTCTTAGAGCAATTGATTTCTAATCCAATTTGACTAAGCAAACTCATGTAAATACAATAGAAAAAAGAACAAACTAAAAAAGCATTGAATCTCTCTTGAAATTGTCTGATAGTATGAGGCTGTTGCTATATTAGCAAATTCATCAAGCCTTTGTAAGTTACAATATTCTTATACTCTTGTAAGAGAGCAAAGTATAAATCTGACAAGCCTGTTTCTTCAAACGAATTTAACTTCCTGAAAGTAAACTTTTAAGCTTTGAAGCAAACGTCTCCACGTCTCCAACACAAACCCGTCCTTGGGAATTCTCTTCTTTTTTGACATCCTCCACAGCATTAACATCAACATCTTTGTTCTCTGATTCTTCTGTCAAAGCACATTGTGGATGAAGATCAAAGTCACATTTTTCGCAATAGAATGCCCGTCCTTGTCCTCATCACACTTATCGCAAATGTATATACGAGAGCTGGTGAGTACCAGCTCATGTGCCTCATGGACTGTAAGTTTAAGCTTCTCAGACCACCCCTTTGCAATCTCCTCGTACTCTGCCTCAATCTTCTTGTTAGCTTCCTCAATCTCCTTTATGCGCTGTTCTGTGAAGGGATAAGCATCAGCGCCATGAAGCATAACAAGGTCCCTTGCTTCTGTTGTCTCAGTCTTGCCAGTTGTCCCTATTGCTACTAATTTGGGAATCTTGAGAACCTTGAATAAACGAACTAGTGATGCTTTCCTTGTGTCATTGAATGGAAGTGCAAGCCATGGCATTCCAGAATAGTACTCACTGAAGGAGGTTTGGTCTCGATCGAAGGAACCAAAAATTAGTTCGAAGCAGTTATCCTTCAACTTAATAGTGTGATAAATTTCAATAAGCTTTTGGGTAAAATCATGACAGGGAGCAGGGAAGGATCTAGTAAGGGGCACTGTGACAcgttaaaataaaattttaccatgttttatcattaatttttttgaaaatatatgaaAATGCCCCcgaaaatattaatatatatataaggGTGTATTCACAAAATATGGTCGGTGTCCCTGGAAATTCCTGGATCCGCCCCTGACACGAAGGACACAACAAGTTCAGACACCGGAAACTTCAAGAAAGAAATTTTCATTAGTAATTTCTTGCAAATCCTGAATGCAGAAAATAAGAAAATTTGAATACATATCAAAAACTTCAGGCAGATTTCAGACTAGATTGCTCACTGCCCTTTTCATTTCTTCCTTGGCCTATATGTTGACTGGGAACTGGCGAAGCTGAACTTTTTAACGAACATGATGTTGGAAATGCCACTTCTTAACGAAATTAAGTACATAACACTGACTACTTAGATAAGACAACTGTACGAGTGGTAGTTATAAGAACTGCAAATATTTTAGAGATCTAACCTTGACTGCATCTTTTGCGCTTACAAAATCAAGCTTTTCTGAGACCAGAATAGACTCCAATGTTTGCTCTTGTGGCTTAGCCTTTTCCATCATCTCAAGCTCCGTAAACCTCTCAGGAGTAAAAGGGTAAGCCAGAATCTCATGTTCGTGTATTTCATCAACCACATTTAGGTGTAAAGTCTCACCATCTGGCCCTAAGATGACTAAAGTGGGTAGGGAACAAACCTCAAAGTGCCTTGCCAGCTTGTAACAGCTTTTATCCTTGAAAGGCAGCGAAAGCCATGGTGCACCTACCAGACCTTGTTTAATGATTCTTTGTCTTCGTCGAATGGTATATTCAACACATTCTTTGTATGCCAATGAGAAATATAGACCTATAGTTTTCCCTTGAAGCTCTGTGACAGGTACCTATAGTTTTGAGAGATCACAGGACATATAAAATCAATTCAGCTTGTAAGAAAAGCAAATAGAGTTGTATTAATAAAAACATATTATTCAAAGCTTGTAAGCATGTAAGAACTCCAAACATGATAACTCACCGCCTTCCCTTCCCTTGAAATTACAAAGTCGCGAGGATGAGACACTAAGATGGATATCAGGGATTGGTTTCTTTTAGTTTCTTCTTCCTGCTCCTTGAGTTCTTTCAAACGTTGTGAGGTAAATTGTACCCCGCTACTCCATATCTGTTAATAACCAGAACTCCATGATCCTTCAAGACATTGCCATACTCATCTAGGAAGACAAGGTTTGGAATTCCCCTCACTTTGAATAAGCGATTCACCTTATGACGTGTGTCTGAATCTGAAAAGGGAACAGCAAGCCAAGGCATCTTGGAGAAATACTCATTAAATGATTCAACAGTTTCATCAGCTGAAACAGAAACAATTTCAAGTCCTCCCTTTGCAGATACATCATTGCATACCTCTACCAACTCGAGGGTGAAACAACGACATGGACCGCACCATGAGGCTGAGAAGTATAAACCAACTGTCTTGCCTTTCATACCATTGATTTGAAAACTTCAGTAAACAGTTTTCTCAAAACTAATAGCCAACTTAGTTAAATCTTTTCTCCCAATGAACTATTCGGATCATATTAACATTTATAAAACAGAGAACACAATTGTAATCAAAATATTTCATACGACTCAAACAGATGCAATATATATCAACAAGTTTGTTGTGATGACAAATTTCTTAGTAGCAAGTTTATTAAGATAAACACAAAATTAAGTTGTTGCTCGCAACAAACTTTTGCCAATAATGCACTATGCGGCAAAAGCTTCTCCAAATCTTATCACATGAGTTGTTATTTAGGATCTAAACACAGGAGAAGCGAGAATTATCATCTAGGTTGGGAACAAACATGGTATCATATActcactaaaattcacaaatcaaaAAACTTACTCGTAGATCTGTGATCATAAACGAAAAAACCACACAATTAACAAATGAGTTCATCTCGGATCAGTGTAAATTTCACTCCAATGCATCTTATCATTAAATAAGCTTTTCAATTCTCAATTACCCGCCAAATTCTGAATTCAAATTTCGATTAGCAGTTACTATACTAACTAAACTTTGAGTTTGACACATTAATTTACATTTATGAAATAAAAAACGATCCTGAACTCAACATACAACAAATTGATCCAAAAACATAATAAAACAATTAGTAACCGTGTACAATTAAACATATAAGGGAGCTTCTCAATTAGTGTAATGATATTTGATTCATGTTGAATTTTTTCAGGAATCTTTTGCTTCTATTGTACGGACTTCAAAGTTTTATTATCTAAATTTCCATTTCGCATGTCTTTTGGTTAGATGATaaatattctttaataaaatgaaTTCTATTGTCTGAGTACAATTCATCCACGTGAAAGTTTCTCTCGGGAAAATTTCTTAATTTAGTTGTCAAAAGGACATGGAACAAATACACAAACAACACTCAACGACAGAAATAAAAAAAACTGCATGCCATGTATGTAAATTTACCTGGTCACCTGAATTTCGAATGAGATAATCTATGGCAGGAGAAGAAAGGAGAGACTGCAGATCATGACAATCAGATGCTTAATGCTTTTGCTTTTAGAACTTCAGCAGTGTTGTTAACAGCAATTTCAGCCATTGTTTTTGTATAAAAGAAATTAAATTGACACGGTGAAATTAAAGTAGAGAGTGAGGTTTACTAGCAAGATGCTTGTGGATAGTTTGAGATATAGACATATAGTTGGGAGAGAGGGATCAGGGATTATATGTTGCAATTTCCTTCGGGGTTAAGACATTTTTTGGAGTATAACATTCATGTACATTGTCATCATATGGCGAATATGAATATTCAACAAGCATATTCTTTGTTTTTGCTTGTACAAAAAATATGCATGTTCGTTCACAAAAAGAAATGTAAATAAGCATGTTAAACATGTGTATTCTTTGTTAAATTTTTAAAAACTAAATCTCCATCCTCAAATGCATATTCAGTGACTATTTTGGACCGAAAATTCCGTCAATAGGTATTTGGACTAATTTCTCCAAATAGTGGGTATTTCACCCCGAGGGTTTGAATAATGAGtttaagaaaataaaattattgatCAAATATCAAGGAGTAATAACCAACAAATACATACCTAATTTTAGATTATCTCCAACCAAATGAACCTAGTATAAGATGTAGTTGTAGGGAATTCAAAATGAGTCTGTAAGCCAATAAAGAGTTTGATGTAGGGTTGAGATTTTATACTCTTATGGATGTTAAAAGTTCGAGTCCTGATATTgtatatttaattaattaacaaaaaaaaattagtatataataaactaatatttaaatatatgtgtatatatagaTGACCAAATTTTGATAATTGTTTGTTTCACCAAAAGAATATTTGGTTTATTGATTAGACGTTGCTGATTTCGGACCTTCTGCTTTCAAGAGTAAAGGGTataaatttcttttaaaaatctGTTAAAGAAAGAATCTTATATACTTTTAAATTAGTAGATAAGGCAAAAGTGATCTCCAACTCAACTCTAAATATTCACTTTTACACCATTTtggtgtaatattcatcttcaACCCAATTTTAAAAGTTACATTATTTTGGTGTCACATCAAAAGTTACACCAAATTTAAATTTGGTGTCACACTAAATTTTTAGAGTTTTTTATATTATCTTGTACtcctttaataaaataaatttgtttcATTTGTATGGCATCACTTTATTACTTTTAACTTTACTTTTTtactttaataataaaataatctatATAATACATGAGTGTCTAAAATTTAGTGTTGTTGGATTGGAGTTGAATTTGAAAACAACGTTGGAGA
Encoded here:
- the LOC141666636 gene encoding putative nucleoredoxin 1, producing MAEHDVDGVEKLLEASDSHDIHSLLTSPLRDYLVRNSGDQVKTDALKGKTVGLYFAASWRGPCHRFTQKLVDVYNNISAKVGFEIAFVSADRDDESFSKFFSKMPWVAVPLSDSDMRDKLRDLFSVRELPHLVLLDEYGKVLTSDGVQIIEDHGVEGYPFTPQHIEELKEQDEVARRGQSLTSILESQLRNFVISNDGKEVPVTELEGKTIGLHFSLSSFSESVAFTEKLVKVYNELKEKGESFEIVTIPLDIDEESFKKGLEKAPWFSLPFRDNKCEKLTRHFKFSTYPTLVILGPDGKTLHLNAADAVKEHGSLAYPFNPVKFSELEEIEKAKRENQTLESILVSGEQDFVIAKDGIKVPVSDLVGKNILLYFSAHWCPPCRVFTPKLIEIYHNTKAKYGDFELIFISYDHNQTSFDDYFNEMPWLALPFGDIRKASLSNLFKIRSIPKLVAITTAGKTVSTEAEDLLMLHGADTYPFTEQHIREIEVEHEEMAKNWPQKVKHAVHKKHELVLTRYRIYLCNKCAKDGKVWAFRCEECNFDLHPECALEEDQGSKEEGVENGENSHGLVCDGGVCLKA